In Mariluticola halotolerans, one DNA window encodes the following:
- a CDS encoding SIS domain-containing protein, with the protein MEDSQPVEERFLSLLAAQKSALSPSERRVAEFVLNQPDQIIHMSIARLAEAVGVSQPTVLRFVRAMGLSSYPELKLRTGQSIVSGTPYVHSDVSFDDPLGDVINKVVDSSIYALTAMRSSIDQSVLDKVIDILATAPRIDCYGTGAARILAMEAQHKLMRFGIPVITYDDTHLQRLAAASLRPGDVALCFSHTGMVRDIEAMAIKARECGATVVSITRPGTALSAASDIVLGIDAHENTEIYAPMISRIAHAVLLDIITTTIALRGGSALLERLRAAKNSLMDLRILPEK; encoded by the coding sequence GTGGAGGATTCACAACCCGTAGAAGAGCGCTTTTTGAGCCTGTTGGCGGCACAAAAGAGCGCGCTGTCGCCATCGGAACGGCGCGTGGCCGAATTCGTGCTCAACCAGCCCGACCAGATTATCCATATGTCCATCGCAAGGCTCGCAGAGGCCGTAGGCGTCAGCCAGCCCACTGTGTTGCGATTTGTACGTGCCATGGGTTTGTCGAGCTACCCGGAGCTGAAGCTGCGTACCGGGCAAAGCATTGTGTCAGGCACCCCTTACGTTCATAGCGATGTCAGCTTTGACGACCCACTCGGCGACGTCATCAACAAAGTGGTCGATTCCAGCATCTACGCGCTCACCGCGATGCGCAGCTCCATCGATCAGTCAGTGCTGGACAAGGTCATCGACATTCTGGCCACAGCGCCGCGCATCGACTGCTACGGCACTGGTGCCGCGCGCATTCTGGCAATGGAAGCACAACACAAGCTGATGCGGTTCGGCATTCCAGTGATCACCTATGACGACACGCATCTGCAGCGTCTGGCAGCAGCCAGCCTCCGGCCAGGTGACGTCGCGCTTTGCTTTTCCCACACAGGCATGGTGCGCGATATCGAGGCCATGGCCATAAAGGCCCGGGAATGCGGCGCTACCGTCGTCAGCATCACGCGGCCGGGCACCGCGCTTTCCGCAGCCTCAGACATCGTCTTGGGCATAGACGCACATGAGAACACAGAAATCTATGCGCCAATGATTTCGCGCATCGCCCATGCGGTGCTGCTCGATATCATCACCACCACCATCGCCCTGCGTGGCGGTTCGGCCCTGCTCGAACGGCTCCGCGCCGCCAAGAACAGCCTGATGGATTTACGCATCCTCCCGGAAAAATGA
- a CDS encoding RidA family protein: MPATKSIEKRLEDMGVILPQVSNKKGNYIPTKIEGNLLFVSGQLCMGQDGTIAEIHKGKIGSKVTTEVGYEAAQLCLLQILAQAQAALSSLDRLRSCVRLGGFVNADPDFTTLGAAMNGASDMIVEIMGEAGRHSRTTIGVATLPLGACIEVEALFAFE, encoded by the coding sequence ATGCCCGCCACGAAATCCATCGAAAAGCGCCTCGAAGATATGGGGGTTATATTACCTCAAGTATCTAATAAAAAAGGGAATTACATCCCAACCAAGATTGAGGGGAACCTGCTTTTTGTCTCCGGGCAACTCTGCATGGGACAGGACGGAACCATTGCCGAAATACACAAGGGCAAGATAGGGAGCAAAGTTACGACAGAGGTCGGATATGAGGCCGCACAGCTTTGTCTGCTGCAAATTCTCGCGCAGGCGCAGGCAGCGCTTTCCAGCCTCGATCGCCTGCGATCTTGTGTCCGGCTTGGCGGGTTTGTAAATGCTGATCCTGATTTCACCACACTTGGTGCTGCAATGAACGGCGCATCGGATATGATCGTTGAGATTATGGGCGAGGCCGGGCGCCACAGCCGCACCACCATAGGCGTGGCCACTTTGCCTCTGGGTGCCTGTATCGAGGTGGAAGCTCTGTTTGCATTTGAATAG
- a CDS encoding pyridoxal-phosphate dependent enzyme, translated as MSASHAVRMISDPLTGQQRLQLANLPTPLEAAPRLAEHAGLTSLFIKREDMSGYALGGNKLRQIDFILAEAVAQQADVVVTTAGSQSNFCRSLAGAAAKLGLGCHLHLRAKMGIEPVGNLLLDDIFGARISFTQRTDPWDPAIRGEMDAIAQGYREEGRTPYVAQLTGVSAPLGVAGWMSGAAELLSDFERVGVTPDVVISVCGSGLTAGGLALGFKHLGSRVRVLGVSAQQPEQRLRDWIVSTANEAADALGFATRLEPGDLDIVDNQIAPGYGMPSPASIAAVRVAGRLEGLVLDPVYTGKGMAALLAEAGGGLLAGKSVVFLHSGGTPGLFNHAGAFAAKEAD; from the coding sequence ATGAGTGCATCACATGCCGTGCGCATGATCAGTGATCCGCTTACGGGTCAACAACGGCTTCAGCTTGCAAATCTACCGACCCCGCTGGAGGCCGCGCCGCGTCTGGCTGAACATGCCGGGCTGACGTCACTATTCATCAAGCGCGAGGATATGAGCGGGTACGCGCTGGGTGGCAACAAGTTGCGTCAGATTGATTTCATTCTCGCTGAGGCCGTGGCCCAGCAGGCCGATGTCGTGGTCACTACGGCCGGCAGTCAGTCAAATTTCTGCCGGTCCCTGGCGGGAGCAGCGGCCAAGTTGGGGCTGGGCTGTCATTTGCATTTGCGCGCGAAAATGGGGATCGAGCCGGTGGGTAACCTGCTTCTCGACGATATATTCGGTGCCCGTATCAGCTTTACGCAGCGCACTGACCCGTGGGATCCGGCCATTCGCGGGGAAATGGATGCGATTGCACAAGGATATCGTGAAGAAGGCCGCACCCCATATGTCGCCCAGTTAACCGGCGTCAGCGCACCCTTGGGGGTGGCGGGCTGGATGTCCGGTGCGGCAGAGCTTTTGTCGGATTTTGAACGCGTCGGCGTGACGCCGGACGTGGTTATTTCGGTTTGCGGATCCGGCCTGACGGCGGGCGGGCTTGCGCTTGGTTTCAAGCATTTAGGTTCGCGGGTCCGCGTGTTGGGCGTGAGTGCGCAGCAACCAGAGCAAAGATTGCGCGACTGGATTGTGTCCACTGCCAATGAAGCCGCTGATGCCCTTGGGTTTGCAACGCGTTTGGAGCCGGGTGATCTGGATATCGTGGATAATCAAATTGCGCCCGGTTACGGGATGCCCTCGCCGGCCAGTATTGCGGCTGTCCGTGTGGCGGGGCGGCTGGAAGGGCTTGTGCTGGATCCTGTTTACACAGGCAAAGGCATGGCCGCGCTGCTGGCGGAAGCTGGGGGTGGTCTTCTGGCAGGTAAATCGGTGGTGTTCCTGCATTCAGGCGGCACGCCGGGGCTGTTCAACCATGCCGGTGCCTTTGCTGCGAAAGAAGCGGATTAA
- a CDS encoding succinylglutamate desuccinylase/aspartoacylase family protein — MPDKAAPAGPARLEVELEKTGRHFGEMFVPYSHDRSAYGRISVPVAVVRGGPGPTLLCVAGIHGDEYEGQIALMRLAHLLDFNKLSGRVVIVPMANPPASMAARRTSPVDGVNMARCFPGKADGSPSEQLAEGMSRLLLPLADCVVDFHSGGSTLDYLPCAFGRLPDVPALANRVLDLMQAFGAPHTFVVTRPEASATFVSAALEKGVPAMATELGGAGQVTRQTLDVAWQGLFNILAFMGMIAGVPKSPTRLMEVLPGAFLRAPGAGMFEPATSLGAMVEAGDIAGRLWNSDRLERAPEDLFMPDEGMVVCRRVPVRCERADVLLHLARDVSVPDLLRR; from the coding sequence ATGCCGGACAAAGCGGCGCCTGCGGGACCGGCCCGGCTCGAGGTCGAGCTTGAAAAAACCGGACGTCATTTCGGCGAAATGTTTGTGCCCTATTCGCACGACCGGTCTGCCTATGGGCGCATCAGCGTGCCCGTTGCCGTGGTCAGGGGTGGGCCCGGCCCCACTTTATTGTGTGTGGCGGGTATTCACGGTGATGAATATGAGGGGCAGATCGCCTTGATGCGTCTGGCGCATCTGCTGGATTTTAACAAGCTTTCGGGGCGCGTTGTCATTGTGCCGATGGCCAACCCTCCGGCCTCAATGGCGGCGCGTCGAACCTCGCCGGTGGATGGGGTGAATATGGCCCGTTGTTTTCCCGGAAAGGCCGATGGAAGCCCCAGCGAACAACTGGCCGAAGGCATGAGCCGGCTATTATTGCCGCTGGCCGACTGCGTTGTCGATTTTCATAGCGGGGGCAGCACACTCGATTATCTGCCCTGTGCGTTTGGCCGCCTGCCGGACGTGCCTGCGCTGGCCAACAGGGTGCTTGATCTGATGCAGGCTTTCGGCGCGCCGCATACTTTTGTGGTGACGCGGCCTGAGGCGAGTGCGACCTTTGTGTCGGCAGCGCTGGAGAAGGGGGTGCCGGCGATGGCAACAGAGCTGGGGGGCGCTGGTCAGGTGACGCGGCAAACCCTCGATGTCGCCTGGCAGGGCCTGTTTAACATTCTCGCCTTTATGGGCATGATTGCAGGTGTGCCCAAATCGCCGACACGGCTGATGGAGGTGTTGCCCGGGGCTTTCCTGCGCGCGCCGGGTGCGGGCATGTTCGAGCCTGCAACCAGCCTGGGCGCGATGGTTGAGGCCGGGGATATTGCCGGGCGGCTTTGGAATTCAGACAGGCTGGAGCGGGCGCCTGAAGACCTGTTTATGCCCGATGAGGGTATGGTTGTGTGCAGACGGGTTCCGGTGAGGTGTGAGCGCGCAGACGTGCTGCTGCATCTGGCCCGAGACGTTTCAGTGCCCGATTTGCTGCGGCGATAG
- a CDS encoding ABC transporter substrate-binding protein yields MRLTRRHFLAGTTATCAAPYMGGISFAQSGEVNVFAHRVMKNVSIGTAGGDVTTAFTQATGAAVNWVTFETGPLHDRVFREASLDQTTVDVAFLLNTYATPRVTSLFEPLDGYMQSDPIDKFDDIFTGLVDAVTFDGQLFAVPFRHASTGLHYNEEIFAECGVDSPPETIEEFIDVAKRCTGERPNGTPAVGFILPGLAYPEVIAFARAWDADFITADFEVVANSPAMIKALKAIKELHDAGAVPRNLLGMKAEDANTWMQTGRAAMAMSSMSRNRLYNDPEKSQTAGKIKTTYFPVAEELKGKYDVAPTKVEFWSMAIPKNSQNKDLAWQFIKNMSSPESTVAAALNGNGPIRNSTYDDPRIVDALSYSQAERKVLAVSRVPLPAFDEAARAADYFKEEAETVLLGIKTPEQAMEDLVSRVKPLVPTS; encoded by the coding sequence ATGCGTTTAACGAGAAGGCACTTTCTCGCCGGGACCACCGCGACCTGCGCCGCGCCATATATGGGCGGCATCAGCTTTGCCCAGAGCGGCGAGGTCAATGTATTTGCCCACCGGGTCATGAAGAATGTTTCCATCGGCACGGCAGGCGGCGATGTCACCACCGCCTTCACACAAGCGACCGGCGCTGCGGTTAACTGGGTGACGTTTGAAACAGGCCCGCTGCACGACAGGGTATTCCGCGAAGCTTCCCTCGACCAGACAACGGTCGATGTGGCCTTTCTGCTCAACACCTATGCCACCCCCCGCGTGACATCATTATTCGAGCCGCTCGACGGCTATATGCAAAGCGATCCTATCGACAAGTTCGATGATATTTTCACCGGCCTTGTCGATGCGGTGACCTTCGATGGCCAGCTGTTCGCCGTGCCGTTCCGCCACGCGTCCACAGGCTTGCATTACAACGAAGAGATTTTCGCGGAATGCGGGGTCGATTCGCCGCCGGAAACGATCGAAGAGTTCATCGATGTGGCCAAACGCTGCACCGGCGAACGGCCCAACGGCACGCCGGCAGTGGGCTTCATCCTGCCCGGTCTCGCCTATCCCGAAGTGATCGCTTTTGCACGGGCCTGGGATGCCGATTTCATCACAGCAGATTTCGAAGTCGTGGCCAACTCACCAGCAATGATCAAGGCCCTCAAAGCAATCAAGGAACTGCACGATGCAGGCGCTGTGCCCCGCAATCTGCTGGGCATGAAGGCGGAAGACGCCAACACATGGATGCAGACCGGACGCGCCGCGATGGCCATGAGTTCAATGAGCCGCAACAGACTTTACAATGACCCCGAAAAATCCCAGACGGCGGGAAAGATCAAGACAACCTATTTCCCTGTCGCCGAGGAACTGAAGGGCAAGTATGACGTTGCGCCGACCAAGGTCGAATTCTGGAGCATGGCCATCCCCAAGAACAGCCAGAACAAAGATCTTGCATGGCAGTTCATCAAGAACATGTCCTCTCCCGAATCCACGGTTGCCGCCGCTCTGAACGGTAACGGCCCGATCCGCAATTCGACATATGACGACCCGCGCATTGTCGATGCCTTGTCGTATTCCCAGGCCGAACGCAAGGTGCTCGCCGTTTCGCGCGTACCATTGCCCGCATTCGACGAAGCGGCACGTGCAGCGGATTATTTCAAGGAAGAAGCGGAAACCGTCCTGCTCGGCATCAAGACGCCCGAACAGGCCATGGAGGATCTGGTGTCCCGGGTAAAGCCACTCGTTCCCACATCGTAA
- a CDS encoding carbohydrate ABC transporter permease, with product MQAKNRVDSHNFLVLLHSQPGQNELEHLGNALARPGHPHMGVCMPKSGVKVRSSNLPALFMITPVQLMVISMIFIPVLYVGWLSLNESSFGQAPLFVGLDNYINVLSDPYFWKSLSNTVIVVLVVVHLELLLGVGVAMLFASGVPARPLMLAAVLAPYAVSEISAVVMWRYLFDYDVGFGTQFLSLLGLPLLEWSINPTHGLLLIALLSIWLHLPFTFVILYAARLAIPGDLYEAASVDGATAFQKFRRITLPLLMPAMLIAMLFRYIFAFRIFSEVWLLTGGGPARQTEVLAVYLYLEAFRYNAFGKAAATGWLLVIASLLLALWYLRRLYKEMFANYA from the coding sequence TTGCAAGCGAAAAACCGCGTTGACAGCCATAATTTTTTAGTTTTACTACATAGTCAACCCGGCCAGAATGAGCTGGAACACCTTGGGAATGCGCTTGCGCGGCCCGGTCATCCACATATGGGAGTATGCATGCCAAAATCAGGCGTCAAAGTCCGGTCTTCCAACCTGCCAGCGTTATTCATGATCACGCCAGTGCAGCTGATGGTTATCTCGATGATCTTCATCCCCGTGCTGTATGTGGGGTGGCTTAGCCTGAACGAATCCTCGTTTGGACAAGCGCCGCTGTTTGTTGGTCTGGACAATTACATCAATGTGCTCAGCGACCCTTATTTCTGGAAATCGCTAAGCAATACCGTGATTGTGGTTCTGGTTGTCGTGCATCTCGAGCTGTTGCTGGGGGTTGGGGTGGCCATGCTTTTTGCCAGTGGTGTGCCGGCCCGTCCGCTCATGCTCGCGGCGGTGCTTGCTCCCTATGCGGTGAGCGAAATCAGCGCCGTTGTGATGTGGCGGTATCTGTTTGATTATGACGTTGGTTTCGGCACGCAGTTTCTGAGCTTGCTGGGCTTGCCGCTGCTGGAATGGTCGATCAACCCCACCCATGGCCTTTTATTGATTGCGCTGCTCAGCATCTGGCTGCACCTGCCATTTACCTTTGTCATTCTATACGCCGCGCGCCTTGCAATTCCGGGAGATCTTTATGAGGCGGCGAGTGTGGACGGGGCCACAGCCTTCCAGAAATTCCGGCGCATTACGCTGCCCCTGCTGATGCCGGCCATGCTGATTGCCATGCTGTTCCGCTACATCTTTGCCTTCCGGATTTTCTCGGAGGTCTGGCTGCTGACGGGGGGCGGGCCGGCGCGGCAGACCGAGGTTCTGGCCGTCTATCTGTATCTTGAGGCCTTCCGCTACAACGCGTTCGGCAAAGCTGCGGCCACCGGGTGGCTGCTGGTCATTGCTTCCTTGCTTCTCGCGCTTTGGTATCTGCGCCGGCTCTACAAGGAGATGTTTGCCAATTATGCCTGA
- a CDS encoding carbohydrate ABC transporter permease, with protein MPDFLRKILKAIAVCLVLFWSLVPIVLIVVSSFKADKDIFSAPPQILFAPTFDNYVALWTRWGDFFHALLNSAIITVGATVLAVLSSALAGYAYSRFRHPALAGSAFFLIFVRLIPPIVVTLPLFPAVNAMGLNDTHILLIVLYATFFVSLGTLVMRTFMDQIPRELDEAAHIDGATRLQILRKIIFPLAAQGMVAVSVFVLVFSWNEFIFAFIFTTTNAKTAPLVISEMYGAVEGVEWGVLFAASTVQLLPVLLFVILAQKHLVAGLTAGATKG; from the coding sequence ATGCCTGATTTCCTGAGAAAAATCCTCAAGGCCATTGCCGTGTGCCTGGTGTTGTTCTGGTCGCTGGTGCCGATTGTGCTGATCGTGGTGTCGTCGTTCAAAGCGGATAAAGACATATTCTCCGCACCGCCGCAGATCCTGTTTGCGCCGACCTTTGACAATTACGTGGCTTTGTGGACCCGCTGGGGCGACTTCTTCCACGCGCTTCTTAACAGCGCCATCATTACGGTGGGCGCCACTGTTCTCGCCGTTTTGTCGAGCGCGCTGGCCGGTTACGCCTATTCGCGCTTCCGTCATCCGGCTCTTGCGGGCAGTGCCTTCTTTCTGATTTTCGTCCGGTTGATTCCGCCCATCGTCGTCACACTGCCCTTGTTTCCGGCGGTGAATGCAATGGGTCTCAATGACACGCATATTCTATTGATCGTTCTTTATGCCACGTTCTTTGTGTCGCTCGGCACATTGGTGATGCGGACCTTCATGGACCAGATTCCCCGTGAGCTGGACGAGGCGGCTCATATTGACGGGGCGACGCGTCTGCAAATCCTGCGCAAGATTATTTTCCCGCTTGCGGCGCAGGGGATGGTTGCCGTGTCGGTGTTCGTTCTTGTGTTCTCCTGGAACGAGTTCATTTTCGCATTCATTTTCACGACTACCAATGCCAAGACCGCGCCCCTCGTCATTTCAGAAATGTACGGTGCGGTTGAGGGCGTGGAGTGGGGTGTGCTTTTTGCTGCCTCCACCGTCCAACTCCTGCCCGTGTTGCTTTTCGTCATCCTTGCGCAAAAGCACCTGGTGGCCGGCCTCACAGCCGGCGCCACAAAGGGTTAG
- a CDS encoding DUF6772 family protein: protein MRSNSSTASQSTMHPDIALGRFDPMRRIIALDDFDRGFCGWTQLVGNYEDDLDAMLPGYAQHSSPMLSTLGHWDAGSHGGVDGDYALKIATRPEAGAQNTAIKRLTFRKAGPIRLEAYVTFKPEATELKLSETDVRSFGFLFDLQSGDQSGPGSERVMPHLRFLNASDGEHVQKWQFKREAVPIVPIGSENKTISHYHLAPDGWEDLPGGEQRLCYNEIPTKVNWHYLRFDFDLEAMACTHFQCNDRSFDMSGFDSLRIPAMKNLWCMLNVAFFAETDTGKRTFLYLDSVCLSGDF, encoded by the coding sequence ATGCGTTCCAATTCATCCACTGCGTCTCAATCCACTATGCATCCGGACATTGCGCTTGGCCGGTTTGACCCCATGCGGCGCATTATCGCGCTGGACGATTTCGATCGCGGCTTTTGCGGCTGGACGCAACTCGTCGGCAATTATGAAGATGATCTGGATGCGATGTTGCCCGGCTATGCGCAGCACAGCTCGCCCATGCTGTCGACATTGGGGCATTGGGACGCAGGATCCCATGGCGGCGTTGACGGTGATTACGCATTGAAGATTGCGACCCGTCCCGAGGCAGGTGCCCAGAATACAGCAATCAAGCGGCTGACGTTTCGCAAGGCAGGGCCCATTCGGCTGGAGGCCTATGTGACCTTCAAGCCCGAGGCGACGGAACTGAAACTGTCGGAAACCGATGTGCGCTCGTTTGGGTTTCTGTTCGATCTGCAAAGCGGTGATCAATCCGGGCCGGGCAGTGAACGCGTGATGCCGCATTTGCGCTTTCTCAATGCCAGTGATGGTGAGCATGTTCAGAAATGGCAATTCAAGCGTGAAGCTGTGCCAATCGTGCCGATCGGTTCAGAGAACAAGACCATTTCACACTACCACCTGGCGCCAGATGGCTGGGAGGACCTGCCGGGCGGGGAGCAACGCCTGTGCTATAACGAGATACCCACCAAGGTGAACTGGCATTATCTCAGATTTGATTTCGACCTCGAGGCGATGGCGTGCACCCACTTTCAGTGCAACGACCGCAGTTTTGACATGTCCGGTTTCGACTCCTTGCGCATCCCCGCGATGAAAAATCTCTGGTGCATGCTCAACGTCGCCTTTTTTGCAGAAACCGATACCGGAAAGCGGACCTTTCTCTATCTCGACTCGGTTTGTCTTTCGGGAGATTTTTGA
- a CDS encoding mandelate racemase/muconate lactonizing enzyme family protein, producing the protein MMDAQMISSPPSTIIRAIDVHPLRVQLPKPQKTSQALWESLELVVVEVHTDSGLTGIGEGLARAGAAGYARLIEDALVPLLIGEDARDCRRLWKKMRSVVTGRPGGQIIEAMAALDIAFWDIAGKAANMPVYRLLGGMGRQQVRAYASSINWYDDATVEQEVARVREMGFSEIKVKVGRDVAAAANRARFVRELAPDAMLSVDANWAFDLDEAMQLGRVLADLGYDFFEEPIAPHDREGYKRLGGNLPIRIAAGESDFVASEALTSLQDRSVGMIQPDVTRSGGITETWRIAELAAAHNVAYAPHVGWSGGICVAASLHLAAAAESFRTFECMVFDNPLRTSLCVPLVGDCTQLKDGQLAVPDAPGLGVSLDQSVVRAHRINPTLS; encoded by the coding sequence ATGATGGACGCACAGATGATCTCATCCCCACCCTCGACAATCATACGCGCGATAGACGTGCATCCGTTGCGCGTTCAGCTGCCCAAGCCGCAAAAGACATCGCAGGCATTATGGGAATCCCTTGAACTCGTTGTGGTGGAAGTTCACACCGATTCTGGATTGACCGGGATCGGCGAAGGCCTGGCGCGGGCCGGGGCCGCCGGCTATGCCCGGCTTATCGAGGATGCGCTGGTGCCCCTGCTGATCGGGGAGGATGCGCGCGATTGCCGGCGGCTCTGGAAGAAAATGCGGTCGGTGGTTACCGGGCGTCCCGGCGGACAGATCATTGAGGCAATGGCGGCGCTGGATATCGCATTCTGGGACATTGCGGGCAAAGCCGCCAACATGCCGGTTTACCGTTTGCTTGGCGGCATGGGGCGTCAGCAGGTGCGCGCCTACGCTTCGTCGATCAACTGGTATGATGATGCAACCGTCGAACAGGAGGTGGCGCGCGTCAGGGAGATGGGGTTCTCCGAGATCAAGGTGAAAGTGGGCCGCGATGTTGCCGCGGCAGCGAACCGCGCCCGGTTTGTGCGTGAACTGGCACCGGATGCGATGCTGTCTGTGGACGCCAATTGGGCGTTTGATCTCGACGAGGCCATGCAGCTGGGGCGTGTTCTGGCAGATCTGGGATATGATTTTTTCGAAGAGCCGATCGCCCCGCATGATCGCGAAGGTTACAAGCGTCTCGGGGGCAACCTGCCTATTCGCATCGCCGCCGGCGAGAGCGATTTTGTCGCCTCTGAGGCGCTGACATCGCTCCAGGACCGTAGTGTGGGCATGATCCAGCCCGATGTCACCCGTTCGGGCGGGATCACAGAGACATGGCGGATCGCCGAACTGGCTGCCGCCCATAACGTGGCCTATGCGCCGCACGTTGGATGGTCGGGGGGCATATGCGTGGCAGCGAGCCTTCATCTTGCCGCGGCGGCGGAAAGTTTCCGCACGTTTGAATGCATGGTGTTCGACAACCCGCTGAGAACGTCGCTGTGTGTGCCGCTTGTCGGCGATTGTACGCAGCTCAAGGACGGCCAACTGGCGGTGCCCGACGCGCCGGGTCTCGGTGTGAGCCTCGATCAGAGCGTGGTGCGGGCACATCGCATCAACCCGACCCTTTCCTAG
- a CDS encoding ABC transporter ATP-binding protein, translating into MSSVTLRNVSKSFGNVQVINGINAEIKDGEFVILIGPSGCGKSTLLRMIAGLEDITDGEIAINDTVVNNLASKDRDIAMVFQSYALYPHLTVRSNMAFSMELRKAPKHEIEERVNTAAETLGLSALLDRYPRQLSGGQRQRVAMGRAIVRDPQVFLFDEPLSNLDAKLRVQMRVEIKALHQRLRTTTVYVTHDQMEAMTMADKIIVMKDGVVEQIGAPIDLYDNPANAFVAQFIGSPAMNILPGIVGEEQTVERNGFKLPLPPALRERARAGQAVQYGIRPEHLALAEEGLPFNVDVVEPTGSDTMIYGRLDDQPVVVNIRDRVDVRAGDLIHIRPNLEKVLAFDAETGGRI; encoded by the coding sequence ATGTCATCAGTCACCCTTCGCAACGTGTCGAAATCCTTCGGTAACGTCCAAGTCATCAACGGCATAAATGCCGAAATAAAGGATGGTGAGTTTGTCATTCTTATCGGACCGTCAGGGTGCGGGAAGTCCACGCTCTTGCGCATGATTGCAGGGCTTGAAGATATTACCGACGGCGAAATCGCCATCAATGACACGGTCGTCAACAATTTGGCATCCAAGGACCGGGACATTGCGATGGTCTTCCAAAGCTATGCGCTTTATCCGCATCTCACGGTCCGCTCCAACATGGCGTTTTCCATGGAGTTGCGCAAAGCGCCCAAACACGAAATCGAGGAGCGCGTGAACACGGCGGCGGAAACGCTGGGTCTGTCGGCGCTGCTCGATCGCTATCCGCGGCAGCTTTCCGGGGGGCAGCGTCAGCGCGTCGCGATGGGGCGGGCTATCGTGCGTGACCCGCAGGTTTTCCTGTTTGACGAGCCTTTGTCCAACCTCGACGCCAAGCTGCGGGTGCAGATGCGTGTGGAAATCAAGGCATTGCACCAGCGGTTACGCACGACGACGGTCTATGTGACGCATGATCAGATGGAAGCCATGACCATGGCGGACAAGATCATTGTGATGAAGGATGGCGTTGTCGAGCAAATCGGCGCGCCGATTGATCTATATGATAACCCGGCAAATGCGTTTGTGGCGCAGTTCATCGGCAGCCCTGCCATGAATATTCTGCCCGGCATTGTCGGCGAAGAGCAAACCGTGGAGCGCAATGGCTTCAAGCTGCCGCTGCCGCCCGCATTGCGGGAGCGGGCGCGCGCCGGGCAGGCTGTGCAGTATGGCATTCGTCCCGAACATCTCGCCCTTGCAGAAGAAGGCCTTCCCTTCAACGTTGATGTTGTGGAGCCCACCGGGTCCGATACCATGATCTATGGCAGGCTCGATGATCAGCCGGTTGTGGTGAACATTCGCGACCGGGTAGATGTGCGCGCCGGCGATCTCATCCATATTCGGCCCAATCTTGAAAAGGTGCTGGCTTTCGACGCAGAAACCGGCGGCCGGATTTAG